The following proteins are encoded in a genomic region of Sorangiineae bacterium MSr12523:
- a CDS encoding protein kinase has protein sequence MVAGVGYLVSSKYRLVRLLGDGGMGSVYEAVHEVLGTRVAIKLLHPELVGRTGLIDRFMQEARVAAQIQSPHIVQVTDVDRTPEGIAYIVMELLQGEALSSVLERERKVPIPLACEYTKQILEALEAAHALGVTHRDLKPENVFVTFVAGKPVLKLIDFGIAKFRTSEPGVLPKNLTVAGVVMGTAEYMAPEQAYSADRADARSDIYAVGVMLYEMIAGVRPVEGEGDARIIAARVEQGDVKPLVHAAPDVPRELAGLVHRAMAARPELRFASATEMRIALEKVSLTPEAAGRIPTKKVAAVPGPAGLAGPAGLAEPVGPGTVLGAPAEAVFAASAGTSAPGSTVLGPPLAAPYPAAAVVQAPPPYSPRQGDERYERQVPAPRPSGSRAWLWVLLPVVLGVGGVIAYAATTWQTESAPPPVANVPTTPPNTSVTAQASVSTTAPASPANTVAPLVNPTTAARPTPHPSGKPSSQPTPVTSGSGGGAVPFPSVSLPPITLPSGFPTTLPSGFPTTLPSGFPTIPSTLPPIPPVPPPYPPPAST, from the coding sequence ATGGTGGCCGGAGTTGGATACCTCGTCAGCTCGAAGTACCGCTTGGTTCGCCTTCTGGGTGACGGCGGAATGGGATCGGTTTACGAGGCGGTGCACGAAGTTCTGGGCACGCGCGTCGCGATCAAGTTGCTCCACCCGGAGCTCGTGGGCCGCACCGGCCTCATCGACCGGTTCATGCAGGAGGCCCGGGTCGCCGCGCAAATCCAGAGCCCGCACATCGTCCAGGTGACCGACGTCGATCGCACCCCGGAAGGGATCGCGTACATCGTCATGGAGCTGCTGCAGGGAGAGGCGCTTTCGAGCGTGCTCGAACGCGAGCGCAAAGTCCCCATCCCGCTGGCCTGCGAGTACACGAAGCAGATCCTCGAGGCCCTGGAGGCCGCGCATGCGTTGGGGGTCACGCATCGCGATCTCAAGCCGGAGAACGTGTTTGTCACCTTCGTGGCGGGCAAGCCGGTGCTCAAATTGATCGACTTCGGCATCGCGAAGTTCCGCACCAGCGAGCCGGGTGTGCTGCCGAAGAACCTCACCGTGGCCGGCGTGGTGATGGGAACGGCCGAGTACATGGCCCCGGAGCAGGCATATTCCGCGGATCGCGCGGATGCGCGCTCGGACATCTACGCCGTGGGCGTCATGCTGTACGAGATGATCGCCGGGGTTCGCCCGGTGGAAGGCGAGGGCGATGCACGCATCATCGCCGCGCGCGTGGAGCAGGGCGACGTGAAGCCGCTGGTCCATGCCGCGCCGGACGTGCCGCGTGAGCTGGCCGGTTTGGTCCACCGCGCGATGGCGGCGCGCCCGGAGCTTCGTTTCGCGAGCGCGACGGAAATGCGCATCGCACTGGAGAAGGTGTCGCTCACGCCCGAGGCGGCGGGGCGCATCCCCACGAAGAAGGTGGCTGCTGTACCGGGACCGGCGGGACTGGCGGGACCGGCGGGACTGGCGGAGCCGGTCGGACCGGGCACGGTGCTCGGCGCCCCGGCGGAAGCCGTGTTTGCGGCCAGCGCGGGCACGAGTGCGCCCGGATCCACGGTGCTCGGGCCTCCGCTCGCGGCGCCGTACCCGGCGGCCGCCGTGGTGCAGGCTCCTCCGCCGTATTCGCCGCGCCAAGGCGACGAGCGCTACGAGCGGCAGGTGCCGGCGCCGCGCCCTTCGGGCAGCCGCGCATGGCTTTGGGTGCTCTTGCCCGTGGTTCTCGGGGTCGGCGGCGTCATCGCGTATGCGGCCACGACGTGGCAGACGGAGAGCGCCCCGCCGCCCGTGGCCAACGTGCCTACGACGCCGCCGAACACGTCGGTAACCGCGCAAGCGTCGGTCTCGACGACGGCGCCCGCCTCGCCTGCGAACACCGTCGCGCCGCTGGTCAATCCCACCACGGCCGCACGGCCGACGCCGCATCCTTCGGGCAAGCCTTCATCCCAGCCTACGCCCGTGACGTCGGGCAGCGGTGGTGGGGCTGTCCCATTCCCCTCGGTGTCGCTGCCGCCCATCACCTTGCCGAGCGGCTTTCCTACGACTTTGCCGAGCGGGTTCCCCACCACGTTGCCGAGTGGCTTTCCCACCATCCCGAGCACGCTCCCGCCCATTCCGCCGGTGCCGCCGCCGTATCCGCCGCCCGCCTCCACGTGA
- a CDS encoding DUF4175 domain-containing protein: MKSPEPPPSNLFSPLRPLSEAWLRAVRTPRERAVVGFVILAVVAGMLIARKGTLGWRAAAAALIVGVLGLVLAARQREKRIWSDPGRIIRRIAVPVDPERAQRALRALSLVTANGETSDTAVGTSAPLARLHVERTIAALPSDRIVVGAARQALHFGIASGVFGAVVLALAIFRPWAILEGADVLVARRGVAPVSMQWLDDLQMVARPPEYLHLEEYHERAYEQVSLHRGTLVTFIGMPSHDGRRLFLTDGSNEIPFADDGHHRLVARWPLGESVTLRVVARFGDVIIQEPDATEIVSIADRAPDVVLEGAPRKVLLASEEVSEIPIRYTVSDDHGLREVHLVLRSGAREERRVLARLDGETRSDRGGHVLKTTDPFVKKSHAPVEVRVEAKDNDPVTGPKWGSSAAITLIPPEVGEPEARRIDSLRKLRDILVDTLAWRIGHEIPNAPADRKVYTRDLLKGADDSADFLEATLSGSYAGARVPSRLQAILRGQMRKVRLAVDAEVRAPNKAKHDATVKATERIVLVVDAVLRGLGQRDARETARQLADVAEELAMGIAEMARHTDPAPGKVPSDRVDAAAEVLGGGGRSLVQLGSLGHDLGEIVGAYLLRVSRARKEGDLHHAELAARDLAARLRQPDPSFGAKGRSGRAGGESGGGRGTEAGDSADSPDDAEQAFNEAAQELERLAQDHAGGINNVEQALAGAGSEEEMKQMADEAKKHAQAVREATKSLPSIGAGSDSWTSKGAAAREHGEQMARSLEHGNPADAVASGRNALQALEEAKRTAARERWSIFSPADNEAEKKIDEAQKKLEPEVKWAEQKLEAMRQRAAERAREQLSKEGDEEDKRAERAQKLGEKGRDQGVPPPALDSLDAAEKAAREAARALKRGEADKALERQREAQRMLEMAKEALGSNSGEGEREGPEGDPSNDHADIPKADAHKGPEEFRRRVIKGLGQTGSGKNRDAVRRYAEGLLR; the protein is encoded by the coding sequence ATGAAGTCGCCCGAGCCGCCGCCGTCGAATCTTTTTTCGCCCCTGCGCCCGCTGTCCGAGGCGTGGCTTCGCGCCGTGCGCACGCCGCGCGAGCGCGCGGTGGTCGGCTTCGTGATCCTCGCCGTCGTCGCGGGCATGCTCATCGCGCGAAAGGGCACGCTCGGATGGCGTGCCGCGGCAGCCGCCCTCATCGTCGGCGTCCTCGGTTTGGTCCTGGCGGCGCGCCAGCGTGAGAAACGCATCTGGTCCGATCCGGGGCGCATCATCCGCCGCATCGCCGTACCCGTCGATCCGGAGCGCGCCCAGCGCGCCCTGCGCGCGCTTTCGCTGGTCACGGCGAACGGCGAGACGAGCGACACGGCCGTGGGCACGTCGGCCCCGCTCGCGCGGCTTCATGTGGAGCGCACCATCGCCGCGCTGCCCAGCGACCGCATCGTCGTGGGGGCCGCGCGGCAGGCGCTTCACTTCGGCATCGCCTCGGGCGTCTTCGGCGCGGTCGTGCTGGCGTTGGCCATCTTCCGGCCTTGGGCCATCCTCGAGGGAGCGGACGTGCTCGTGGCCCGGCGCGGCGTGGCGCCGGTCTCCATGCAATGGCTCGACGATCTGCAAATGGTCGCGCGGCCGCCGGAGTACCTGCACCTCGAGGAGTACCACGAGCGCGCCTACGAGCAGGTGTCCCTGCACCGGGGCACGCTCGTCACCTTCATCGGCATGCCGTCGCACGACGGGCGCCGGCTCTTTTTGACCGACGGCTCGAACGAGATCCCCTTCGCCGACGACGGCCACCACCGCCTGGTGGCGCGCTGGCCCCTCGGCGAGAGCGTCACGTTGAGGGTCGTGGCACGCTTCGGCGACGTCATCATCCAGGAGCCGGACGCCACCGAAATCGTCTCCATCGCCGATCGCGCGCCCGATGTGGTGCTCGAGGGCGCCCCGCGCAAGGTGCTGCTCGCCTCCGAAGAGGTGAGCGAAATTCCCATCCGCTACACGGTTTCCGACGACCACGGCCTGCGCGAAGTGCACCTCGTGCTCCGCTCGGGCGCCCGCGAAGAGCGGCGCGTGCTCGCACGCCTCGACGGAGAGACCCGCAGCGATCGCGGCGGCCACGTGCTCAAGACGACCGATCCGTTCGTGAAAAAGAGCCACGCCCCCGTCGAAGTGCGGGTCGAGGCAAAGGACAACGATCCCGTCACGGGCCCCAAGTGGGGTTCGAGCGCGGCCATCACGTTGATCCCGCCCGAGGTGGGCGAGCCTGAAGCACGCCGCATCGATTCACTGCGCAAGCTGCGCGACATTCTGGTCGACACGCTGGCTTGGCGCATCGGGCACGAGATCCCCAACGCGCCGGCGGATCGCAAGGTGTACACGCGCGATCTGCTCAAGGGCGCCGACGACAGCGCGGACTTCCTCGAGGCCACCTTGAGCGGTTCCTACGCCGGGGCGCGCGTCCCATCGCGCCTGCAGGCCATCCTGCGCGGGCAGATGCGCAAGGTGCGCTTGGCGGTGGATGCCGAGGTGCGTGCCCCCAACAAAGCGAAGCACGATGCGACGGTGAAGGCGACCGAGCGCATCGTCTTGGTGGTGGACGCCGTGCTGCGCGGACTGGGGCAACGCGACGCGCGGGAGACGGCGCGCCAGTTGGCCGACGTCGCGGAGGAGCTCGCGATGGGCATCGCCGAGATGGCGCGGCACACGGATCCGGCGCCGGGCAAGGTGCCTTCGGATCGCGTGGACGCGGCGGCGGAGGTGCTCGGGGGCGGGGGCCGCTCGCTCGTGCAACTGGGCTCGTTGGGGCACGATCTCGGCGAGATCGTCGGCGCGTACCTCTTGCGCGTGTCGCGCGCTCGAAAAGAGGGCGATTTGCACCATGCCGAGCTGGCCGCGCGCGATTTGGCGGCGCGCTTGCGGCAGCCGGATCCCTCGTTTGGTGCCAAGGGGCGCTCGGGTCGTGCGGGCGGTGAGTCCGGCGGCGGGCGCGGCACGGAGGCGGGCGATTCCGCCGATTCACCCGACGACGCGGAGCAAGCCTTCAACGAGGCGGCGCAGGAGCTCGAGCGGCTGGCGCAGGATCACGCGGGCGGCATTAACAACGTGGAGCAGGCGCTCGCCGGCGCGGGAAGCGAAGAAGAGATGAAGCAGATGGCCGACGAGGCGAAGAAGCACGCCCAGGCCGTGCGCGAGGCGACGAAGTCGCTGCCGAGCATCGGCGCGGGCAGCGACTCCTGGACGAGCAAGGGCGCGGCCGCGCGCGAACACGGCGAGCAGATGGCGCGTTCGCTCGAGCACGGAAATCCCGCCGACGCGGTGGCCAGCGGCCGCAATGCGCTGCAAGCCCTGGAGGAGGCCAAACGCACCGCCGCCCGCGAACGATGGTCCATCTTCTCGCCGGCGGACAACGAGGCGGAGAAGAAGATCGACGAGGCGCAGAAGAAGCTCGAGCCCGAGGTGAAGTGGGCCGAGCAAAAGCTCGAGGCCATGCGCCAGAGAGCGGCCGAGCGCGCGCGCGAGCAGCTCTCCAAGGAGGGCGACGAGGAAGACAAGCGTGCCGAGCGCGCGCAGAAGCTGGGCGAAAAAGGGCGCGACCAAGGCGTGCCGCCGCCGGCGCTGGACTCGCTCGATGCGGCCGAAAAAGCGGCGCGCGAGGCAGCGCGTGCGCTCAAGCGCGGGGAGGCCGACAAGGCGCTGGAGCGCCAGCGCGAGGCCCAGCGCATGCTCGAAATGGCCAAGGAGGCGCTGGGCAGCAACTCCGGAGAAGGGGAGCGCGAAGGCCCCGAGGGCGATCCCTCGAACGACCACGCCGACATCCCCAAGGCGGACGCCCACAAGGGCCCGGAGGAGTTCCGCCGCCGCGTCATCAAAGGATTGGGCCAAACCGGCAGCGGCAAAAACCGCGACGCCGTTCGCCGTTACGCGGAGGGGCTCTTGCGATGA
- a CDS encoding tetratricopeptide repeat protein has product MKRSAAAFFISVAVLAAGHGVRADGPDEHAGRAQEYILANDFDEARKELARGKPDDVGIATERARLALYEADCDGALVTLSSPDVAKTEQGAMLADIARGCARITAATVLEEDRDQGVWIRYQDENDRTLTPLLIETVVKAREALTRDLGATWPKPTRIVVVRDLLSLSAMTGLPYESAQTTGTVAVAKWGRVTLLSPRASNHGYSWRDTVAHELTHLAVTRATIDRAPLWLQEGVAKREEVRWREPGPFDDRPSPDAIAARGIELKLDLPLDKLGPSIAMLPSADAALVAFSEVASFVRFFASSTPPGSLERLFAALRDGKEPDSALEIASSGNLKQWDTKWRAYLQSKPKEPLPPLLSLGKAPPPSTTAPNAKAPSLRDVRERMRLAELLLARKHPTEALSELDRLQTGAPQDDPSYRELRGRVLMAFGDPGRTKEAEVLFQDPKEVLTSYGPWWALRGVLARSRNDEAIAEPSFAEAVATDPFDVEAACETLDADSSTPPSKDPSPLCQTARAWKVPSGTED; this is encoded by the coding sequence ATGAAACGAAGCGCCGCAGCCTTCTTCATTTCGGTGGCCGTGCTCGCGGCCGGCCATGGCGTACGCGCCGATGGGCCCGACGAACACGCGGGGCGGGCGCAGGAGTACATTCTCGCCAACGACTTCGACGAGGCCCGCAAGGAGCTCGCGCGCGGCAAGCCGGACGACGTGGGCATCGCCACCGAGCGCGCCCGCTTGGCCTTGTACGAGGCCGATTGCGACGGCGCGCTGGTCACCCTCAGCTCGCCCGACGTCGCGAAAACCGAGCAGGGCGCCATGCTCGCCGACATCGCCCGCGGCTGCGCCCGCATCACCGCCGCCACCGTGCTGGAAGAAGACCGCGACCAGGGCGTATGGATCCGCTACCAGGACGAGAACGATCGCACGCTCACGCCGCTGCTCATCGAGACCGTGGTCAAAGCGCGCGAGGCCCTCACCCGCGATCTCGGGGCGACGTGGCCGAAGCCCACGCGCATCGTCGTCGTTCGCGATCTCTTGTCCCTCTCGGCGATGACCGGCCTCCCATACGAGTCCGCCCAAACCACCGGCACCGTGGCCGTGGCCAAGTGGGGGCGCGTGACCTTGCTCTCGCCGCGCGCCAGCAACCATGGCTATTCGTGGCGCGACACCGTCGCGCACGAGCTGACCCATCTCGCGGTCACGCGCGCCACCATCGATCGCGCACCGCTTTGGCTGCAGGAAGGCGTGGCCAAGCGCGAAGAGGTGCGCTGGCGCGAGCCGGGGCCGTTCGACGACCGCCCGTCGCCCGATGCCATCGCCGCACGCGGCATCGAGCTGAAACTCGATCTGCCGCTGGACAAGCTCGGCCCATCCATCGCCATGCTCCCCAGCGCCGATGCCGCGCTCGTTGCGTTCTCCGAGGTCGCCAGTTTCGTCCGCTTCTTCGCCTCGAGCACGCCCCCCGGCTCGCTCGAGCGCCTCTTCGCCGCGCTGCGCGATGGAAAAGAGCCCGATAGTGCACTCGAAATCGCGAGCTCCGGCAATTTGAAGCAGTGGGATACCAAGTGGCGCGCCTACCTCCAATCGAAGCCCAAAGAGCCGCTGCCGCCGCTTCTTTCGCTGGGCAAGGCGCCGCCCCCTTCGACGACGGCGCCGAATGCGAAAGCTCCTTCGCTGCGCGACGTTCGCGAGCGCATGCGCCTCGCGGAGTTGCTCCTCGCGCGCAAGCACCCGACGGAGGCGCTCAGCGAGCTCGATCGACTTCAAACCGGCGCGCCACAGGACGATCCCAGCTACCGCGAGCTCCGCGGCCGCGTGCTCATGGCCTTCGGCGACCCGGGTCGCACGAAGGAGGCAGAGGTGCTCTTCCAGGATCCGAAGGAGGTGCTCACCTCCTACGGCCCGTGGTGGGCGCTGCGTGGAGTGCTCGCGCGATCCCGCAACGACGAGGCCATCGCGGAGCCTTCTTTTGCCGAGGCCGTGGCCACGGATCCCTTCGATGTCGAGGCAGCCTGTGAGACCCTCGATGCCGATTCTTCTACCCCCCCATCCAAGGACCCAAGCCCCTTATGTCAGACCGCGCGCGCATGGAAAGTTCCAAGTGGAACAGAGGATTGA